CTGTGTGGGTATCTTCAAACACAGCAGCGGTATTGATCTGGTCCGTGGGCGGATCAATTTCCACCAGTTTTTCACAACTGGACAGGAATATCAAAAAAATGAGTCCTGCCCCGATTATTATATGAGTATTGTATTTCATGATTTAATATTTAAAAGTTAAGCTGTATTCCAAAGGCAAAAGTTTTAAGCGGCGGAAGATATCCCGCTACACTGAACTCAGGGTCCAATCCAAAGTATTGGGTCCATGTCCAGAGATTTTGCCCCTGTAGATAGAGTACTGCATCCTTAAACAAACTGTCCCGTCCTTCTATCCTGTAATTAAACTGCACATTTTTAAGCCTGATAAAGGAGGCATCCCCTATGGCTGCCGTACTGTTCCTCAGGTTGGCTGTCAATCCGTTCACGGTGGCATTCCCACCTGCTGAGTAAGGCATTACCATTCCTGTGGGGTTATCCGCTGACCATACATTGAGAAAATCGACAGGCATATTGTTCATAGTCCCAGGTACGGCCATCCCTTTTATATAGTTCCAGTTTCTCTGTTTCACGAAATACAGCAGAAACGAAAGGCTTATATTTTTATAGGATATCTGGTTTTGCCAGCCTCCGTAATATTTCATACCTATGTTTTCTATGGCTTGTGCATCTGCCGGGGCTGTTATCTTCCCGTCTCCATTAAAGTCCTTGAACCTGTACTGGCCCGAAACCGGATCAATCCCCTCAGACTCAAACACCCGTACCATTGAGGTTGGATACCCTACCTTATAAGTATTGGCATAAGTAGAGCCTTCCAGTCCCGGAAATGCGATCAGCTTGTTTTCTGGAATACTCAGATTAAATCCGGTTTCCCATCTTACAGGAGCTGATTTCAAAACATTGACATTAAGCGACAGTTCCCAGCCTCTGTTTTCCACGGTAGCTCCCAGATTAGCCGTCACATCTGAGAAACCGGTTATAGAAGGCAGGGGAATTCCTACCAGCTGATCCGTTGAACGGTTCCTGTAAAATGCTGTGGTCAGCATGATCCTGTCCTTTAGAAATCCCAGTTCAAGAGCTGTTTCCAGCTTTCTTGTCTTTTCCCAACTATAAGCAGCGTTATAAAGCCTTGACGGATAAAGCCCTGTTACCCCGTCATAATTCGAGTCCCCTATCGTGTAGGTATTCAAAAACTGGTAATCCCCTATAAAATCACTTCCTGTGACCCCATAGCTTGCCCGTACCTTTCCTGAGCTCAGCCATTTCCATGAATCGAATATCGATTCTTTTGTAAATAACCAGGCAAGACCTGCCGCTCCAAAATCCGCAACCCTGTTTGAAGGCCCAAACCTGCTTGATGCATCACGCCGTCCGGTTATATTCAGTATATAGCGATCTTTCCATTTATAATTGATCCTTGCATAGATGGCTGCATATTTATAGGGATTCACTACCTGATTGGAGATGATCTTCGTTGAAGCAGCCCCAATATTTCCGATAAGGGCATTGCTTGCAAAACCTACCCCTGTCATTGAAGACAGTTTTGTTGTTGTCTGTTGAAAAGAAGTTCCTATCAGAATATCCAGCTCATGATGTCCCAGCTTTTTTGCCCATGAAAGCTGAGGTTCTATGATATAGGAGAACATGGTATTGCCGCTTTTGGAAGCTGAGGAATTTGCCGAAGTCATTCCATATGAAGGATTGTACATGGTACTGGGCTGTAAGGAAAGTTCCTCCAGATTCTGGTAATTAACCCCGCCATTGGCTTTCAATACAAAGTCTTTCCAAAACCGGTATGACAGATTCACATTGGAATTCCACTGCAATACTTTATTCGAATAGGTACTCTCCAAAGCCGCTAATGGATTGGTAAAGGTATTGTTCTCCCAGTTCAGGCTCCCACCTGCTGTGTAAAGCGCCGGAGCATTGGGACTCAGGTTCAGTGCTTTTAGGGTAAGATCTGTATTGACAACATTATTGGAAAGCGATGAAAACATATTGGAAGCCTCTATCCTGAATATTTTATCCACCGAGCTGTGGCTGAATGAGGAATTCAATATATTGGTCTTATAGTGAAAATCACCGGGAAATACCGTTGTCTGGTCATTGTGGGAAAAGCTTACTAAAAAACTACTGTTTTCTGTCCCCCCACTAAGGCTTGCCTGGGTGGTAGTTCCTTCCGCTGTCTTCCCTATCAGTTCCTTCTGCCAATCGGTATACCAGCCCTGATTCCAAACTCCATTGACATCATATGCATTGGCAGGGAATCCCGATATTCCATCATTCTTATAGGCCTCTCTGCGCATAGCAAGATACTGCTCGG
This Chryseobacterium sp. G0162 DNA region includes the following protein-coding sequences:
- a CDS encoding SusC/RagA family TonB-linked outer membrane protein codes for the protein MKKNFCSLSHVQMAFGLVLLVSCSAIGQVREISGTVTGKSGALSGVSVFQEGTDQKVVTGSAGGYTIKVTGKNPVLVFRYDEYPLKKVKLEDSDGVGEENRIGENNTKGKKIINVTLSRNSEDTSFDKTQVTGIGEIVLNAGYYKVKEKESTGSIARVGAKEIGNQPVTNVLSAVQGRVTGVSITQSSGVAGGGYDIQIRGRNSLRNLTNSVVDGNQPLYVIDGVPIGGQLNSTFSVGVIPLKNISPLNAISPNDIESIEILKDADATAIYGSRGANGVVLVTTKKGKRGRLGGMISTAYSISRVGSRMKMMNTEQYLAMRREAYKNDGISGFPANAYDVNGVWNQGWYTDWQKELIGKTAEGTTTQASLSGGTENSSFLVSFSHNDQTTVFPGDFHYKTNILNSSFSHSSVDKIFRIEASNMFSSLSNNVVNTDLTLKALNLSPNAPALYTAGGSLNWENNTFTNPLAALESTYSNKVLQWNSNVNLSYRFWKDFVLKANGGVNYQNLEELSLQPSTMYNPSYGMTSANSSASKSGNTMFSYIIEPQLSWAKKLGHHELDILIGTSFQQTTTKLSSMTGVGFASNALIGNIGAASTKIISNQVVNPYKYAAIYARINYKWKDRYILNITGRRDASSRFGPSNRVADFGAAGLAWLFTKESIFDSWKWLSSGKVRASYGVTGSDFIGDYQFLNTYTIGDSNYDGVTGLYPSRLYNAAYSWEKTRKLETALELGFLKDRIMLTTAFYRNRSTDQLVGIPLPSITGFSDVTANLGATVENRGWELSLNVNVLKSAPVRWETGFNLSIPENKLIAFPGLEGSTYANTYKVGYPTSMVRVFESEGIDPVSGQYRFKDFNGDGKITAPADAQAIENIGMKYYGGWQNQISYKNISLSFLLYFVKQRNWNYIKGMAVPGTMNNMPVDFLNVWSADNPTGMVMPYSAGGNATVNGLTANLRNSTAAIGDASFIRLKNVQFNYRIEGRDSLFKDAVLYLQGQNLWTWTQYFGLDPEFSVAGYLPPLKTFAFGIQLNF